TTCCCCGTCCATTGGTTCCAGCGGTGTCACTCCGGCGAGTTGCAGCAGCGTGGGCGCAATATCAATATTCAACACCAGTTGCTCCCGTACGCTACCGGCTGTCACCAACGGCGGGTAGCGAATCAGCATAGGGATGCGAAGAACCGGATCATAGGCCCAACGTTTCATATTAAACTCGCCGTGCTCTCCCATCAGCATACCGTTGTCACTTACGTAAACAATGATGGTATTATCAAGCTGATTGGCTTCCTCCAGTGCCTTAAACAGCTCTCCCACTCCCTCATCCACACTTTTCAAACTACGATGCTGGTCGCCCACCACCGCAGAGCGTTCGCGTCCCCGACCTCTTCGGGATTCAGGCGGTTCGGGTAAGACATTTTCGTACTCATAAAATTTCTTTCTTGGTACAAGCCTACGCAACAGTGGTTTGCCCGCCGTATCTTCCTTCGTTACAGCCACCGAATCAAACACAAAATTCGAGTACATCTCTTCGTGCCTCTCCGCGGGTAACAGGAGCCAATGAACCGCTTTATGGGCGATAATCATCGCAAACGGTTTTTCTGACGGGCTATTTTGGAGAAACGACAGTGCCTGTTCATTGATAATACCGGTCATGTAGCCGGTGGTCTGGGTTCGGGTTCCTTCATCGTTAACCACTCCATCAATATAGTCGCCCTGCCCCTTAAAACTGAACCACCGATCGTAGCCTGGTCGGCGAGAATCATCCAATCCCATATGCCACTTTCCGATGAATGCCGTGGTGTAACCAGCCTCCCGGAGCTGTCGCGGCCACGTTAGCAGCGTATGGCTCACAACTTCCAACCCTAGCTTATCATTGTTGACAACGTAGTGCCGATGGGCGTAATTTCCAGTAAGAAAACTAGCTCGGCTGGGTGAACATAAGGGAGTAGTTACAAAGGCATTCTTGAAGATCACTCCTTCTTGCCCTATTCGGTCAATATGGGGAGTCTGGGCAGTAAGGTTGCCCTCAATACCTAAAAGCCCAACTTGCTGATCGTCGGTTACAATAAAAAGGATATTTGGTCGGCTCTCTTGGTCTTGAGCGGTAATCTGGCCGTTGGTAGATAGTAGAATAAATAGTAAGTAAACGCAACCAGCTAATTTCACAGAATTTGTATTAAGCACATGAGTAGTTTTCTCTTTTTTATTAAACCTTATTCTGATAATTATCTACCCCGAGGTTCGTGACGTCACGAACCTTAGAAGGTTATCGGAATATCCTCTATTCTCTAAAAATCAAATTTACAGGTCTTGGGCGTCCGTGGTCTTCACCACCAGTACGCTATTATTAGAGGTTAGCAGTGCGTGGCCCACCTGATAGTCAATGGCTTTTCCGTTCAGCAGCATCGCCTCGATACGCCCATCAACTGGGCCTTGTCGCTCAATCACGATTTGCTTTCCTGAGTAGAAATCTGGGTTCAGTTGTATCTCAACCCGGTCGAAGATGGGAGTAGTAACCATGTACGCCGGATTTCCCGGAGTATCAGGGTACAGCCCCATCATGGCGAACACCACCCACGACGACATGGCTCCGGCATCGTCGTTACCGGGCAGTCCGTCGGGAGTATTCGTAAAATAGGTTCGCAGCAGGTGATGCACTGTTTGCGCGGTTTTCCAATCCTTCTCCTGGGTAAGATTATAGAAAAAGGGGAAACCAAAACCCGGTTCGTTAGTCATATCAAAGTGTCCGTCCTCAAAAATAGTATCTAAGTTATTTAAGAATCGCTTCTCCCCCATGCTACTTTTGAGGGTATCCATTCCGTGGGGAATAGCAAATAGGTACTGCCAGGCACTACCTTCCACAAAACCAGGCCCACCCCGCAGGCCGAAGTTCATCCTATCCCATCGTTCCTGTGTGGGGTCAAAGGGTTCGTACCAACTACCGTCTTTATTTTTAGGCTGAAGCAACCCTGTCTCGTCGTTGTACAGATTTATGAATGATTTTGAACGCTCCAGATACTTTCGGTAGTCTGTTTCCTTACCCATTGCCTTCGCCATTTGGGCAATATTGAAGTCAGCCAGATTAAACTCCATCGTACTTGACACTGCTCCCCACACAATTCCGTTATTCCACTGAAAGTTTTCAACCTCGCTAAAATCTCCGTCCATCGTAATATACCCGTACGCGTTGTAGTCCTGGAGTCCGCGCCGATTCAAATTCCCTTCTTCGTGAGTGGCGTTTTTGGTAACTGCCTCGTAAGCTTTTTCCGCATCAAAACCTCGGATTCCCTTCACGTAGGTATCACCAATAACGATGGGCGCAGGATCGCCGACCATCAGGTAAGGTTCAAAATTAAAAATTGACCACTTAGGTAACCACCCCGATTCGTCGTAGATAGTCAGCATGTTCCGCACAAACGCTTGCTGTTTTTCCGGATAAGCCAAGGCGAGCAGCGGGTGCGTGGTTCGGTAGGTGTCCCAAAGTGAAAAGCCAGTATACCGAGTATCCGCGGAATTACCGATATCAGTACCGCCCATTTTCACGTAATCACCGTTGTGGTCACTGTACGTCATTGGCATCAGCAGACTGTGGTAAAGGGCTGTATAAAATACAGTTTTATCGTCTTCTGAGTCGGTAGTTACTCTGATTTTGCTAAGCTCTTTTTCCCATTCGGCTTGGGCTTCGTTCCTGACCCGTTCAAAGTCATAACCACTCTGCTCCTTATCTAAGTTATCCTGCGCGTTATCTACGGATACGTAAGAAACTCCAACCTTAATTTGCACTATAGCGGGTTCTTCATTTTCAAAGACATACACCAAGCCACTGGGTTTATCTTCTAGCTGCTGGTTGAACCGCGGATTGTTCTTATTATAATGTACCAGATACGTAGAGTCAGCCTTGCGGTCAATACGAGCACTGAAGTACACTGAGCTTCGGTTGCCCGCCCCGCAAAAATTTCCTTCCAACTGGTACCCACTTACGGCCTCGTCGTTATACGCTTCAATTACTCCGCCCTTCACGTGAGCCTGCTGGGCGGTGAGGTCTACGTAAATATTGCTTCTTCCTTCGGGCAGCTCCAGTTTGATGAGTGTTGAGCGTTGGGTAGTTGTCGCCTGTACTCGGATATTTTCATCATCCAGTCGCACGCTGTAGTAACCGGGACTGGCAACCTGTTCAGAAAATTGGGAACCATCGTAGTTTTCGCTCAGCTTACCGGAAAAGAACTTGAACGGAACACTTCCGGTAGCAGGGCAGCCAACTCCCGAAAAATTTACGCTGCTAAATCCATAGATTTTTTTCTCCTCATAACGAAACCCACTGGGCGAATGCGTCTGGGTGAAGTCGAACGACTGAGGGCTTACTGACACCATACCCCAGGGTTGTACCGCTCCCGGGTGCACATTACCCACCGAATGTTTTGTCCCGTTGCCCTGCGTACCAATAAATGGATTAACGTAATGAATGTACTGGAATACAGTAGCATCTTTCGATTGATTCTTCGGCAGCTCTTGACAGCCCAAATTAAAAACGCCGGGCAACAAAACTACGCCAAGCCACCAGTAGCTAAATCTTTTCATATACTGCTTAATTTTTATTAAGACAGAAATGTAAATCAAAGATTCCCAGAAGGACTATTATTTTGAAATATAGAAGAAAATATTGCGCTGAAGTATAGTACTATCCACTCTCATATGGTACGAAAAAGCAGATGAACACTCGGGAAACTACTAAAAACGCTTCTTTTTTTATATGAATTTGAAAATCAGAAGGGAAATTACTCATATAAAAACAATTCTTGTTCGGCAATAGACAAGTTTAGCTACATGGCTGTTGACCGTAGTCCGGAGAACAATTGTGGCGCACACACAAACCTAAAAAGTCAAGATACTATGATGAAAATTCTATTTAAAAAAACCGCACTGGTACTATATTTTTTGTGCTGCGGAATGGGACTGGTTGCTCACGCTCAGCAGATAACTGGCACGATCACCGATACTGAGGGAGAGCCGCTGGTGGGAGCCACTATTCTTGAGAAAGGTACATCGAATGGTACGGTAAGCGATATTGATGGTAAGTACGCGATCAATGTTACTGCGGATGATGCTATTTTGATCTTTTCTTACATCGGGTATATCTCGGAAGAAGAGACTCTTAACAGTCGATCAAGCATTGATATAGCCTTGGTTGAAGATATTGCCAGCCTTGATGAGATAGTCGTAATTGGCTACGGAACGCAGCGACGGCAGAATGTCTCGGCGGCCATTAGTACCATCTCTACCGAAGCCATTGAAGGGCGCCCCGTAGCCGACTTCACCAATGCCATCCAAGGTCAGGTAGCCGGGTTGCAGATTACCAACAGTTCGGGCCGACCCGGCGCCGGCACACAGGTACAGATCAGGGGAACGGGTTCCATTACGGGCAATAGCAACCCACTGTACGTGATCGACGGAACCATTATCAGCACATCGGGTGGCGGAGCCGGTGACCCTTTAGCAACCATTAACCCGGCGGATATTGAATCTATCAATGTTTTGAAGGATGCCTCAGCAGCCGCCATCTACGGAGCTAGAGCGGCCAACGGGGTGATTATTGTTACCACCAAGCGCGGTGCTTCGGGGAAAGCTAACATTTCTCTGAACGCCTTTACCGGAGTTCAACAAGCAACTAACACATTAGACCTGCTGAACGCTCAGCAATACCAACAAGTCTACAATCAGGTATTTGACAATGCCGAGCAGAACCGTATTCCTAACCTAGACGGCACCACCTTTGACACCAGTACCGATTGGCAGGATGCCGTACTGCGTACCGCCAATATCAGTAACTACGAAATTAGTGCGGATGGGGGTGGTGAAAACACCCGCTACTTTACTTCTTTAGGTCGGTACAATGAAGAGGGTATTATTATCGGTACTGGTTTAGAGCGAACCACCCTACGATTGAATACGGATACTGAGCTAGGTAAATTCAAGATTGGAAACTCTATGACCTACTCTCGCTCGGAGTTTGACCGGGAAAATGCGGCCAACGGCCGAAATGTGCTGGCTTGGTCGCTGCTGAATGCTCCTACCGTGGATGTCTTCAACCCAAATACCATCGGCGGTTTTGGTGGCCCTACCGATAACGATGGTGGACGGCAGATTCTCAACCCCGTAGCTTCCCAAAACCTGGTTGAAAATGAGGGAACCGTCAACCGGTTTCTGGGGAATGTATACGCCGAATACGAGATTATCAGTGGGTTGCGGTTCCGAACTCGCCTATCTGCCGATGTTATCAACTTTCACAATCGTTTTTTTGCGCCCTACTATCAGCAGGTGCCGGATGGTATTCCCGGTGATATTGTAGGTCTATCCAACGGAGCAGAAGTGGACGAAACCCGGGGCGAAAGCATTTCGCTGTTATCAGAAAACATTCTTAGCTACACCACTTTTCTGGGCAAAAACAACTTTGATTTCTTGCTGGGCTACAATATTCAGGACGATGAAGACTCCCGGATGCAGGCTAGGAATATCGGCGGATTCATTAGCCCAGGATTGCCTATCTTAAGTGCCTCTACCGAGTCTACCGCTCCCGCTACCGGACGTAGAATCGAGCAGCGTACCTTATCCTACATTGGCCGAGTGGTGTACGACTACGACAACACCTTATTGGCTACCTTTAATTTCAGACGAGACGGTTCCTCCATCTTCACCGAAGATAACTACTGGGACAATTTTTTCT
This region of Tunicatimonas pelagia genomic DNA includes:
- a CDS encoding SusC/RagA family TonB-linked outer membrane protein, encoding MMKILFKKTALVLYFLCCGMGLVAHAQQITGTITDTEGEPLVGATILEKGTSNGTVSDIDGKYAINVTADDAILIFSYIGYISEEETLNSRSSIDIALVEDIASLDEIVVIGYGTQRRQNVSAAISTISTEAIEGRPVADFTNAIQGQVAGLQITNSSGRPGAGTQVQIRGTGSITGNSNPLYVIDGTIISTSGGGAGDPLATINPADIESINVLKDASAAAIYGARAANGVIIVTTKRGASGKANISLNAFTGVQQATNTLDLLNAQQYQQVYNQVFDNAEQNRIPNLDGTTFDTSTDWQDAVLRTANISNYEISADGGGENTRYFTSLGRYNEEGIIIGTGLERTTLRLNTDTELGKFKIGNSMTYSRSEFDRENAANGRNVLAWSLLNAPTVDVFNPNTIGGFGGPTDNDGGRQILNPVASQNLVENEGTVNRFLGNVYAEYEIISGLRFRTRLSADVINFHNRFFAPYYQQVPDGIPGDIVGLSNGAEVDETRGESISLLSENILSYTTFLGKNNFDFLLGYNIQDDEDSRMQARNIGGFISPGLPILSASTESTAPATGRRIEQRTLSYIGRVVYDYDNTLLATFNFRRDGSSIFTEDNYWDNFFSGSLGLVLSNLSFLRETEALDNLKIRGSYGFLGNDRINANAANSVLNSGIRYIIGRNQQELIGVAPTGRFANPNLQWEKQRQLNIGLDLGLFNKLTFTADYFVKTSEDLLLEFPLPSVTGFSNVFINAGEVENRGVELSLNFNDQKGDLRYGAGFNVTFLDNEVTQLANGVEFINQNSSGLFGNIPRTRIQVGEPLFNFFGYQADGIYQSQEEIDAGPTPLANTEPGDIRFADISGPDGVPDGEITEDDRTIIGDATQDIQFGFNLSVGYKGFDVSAQFQGVYGNDVFSDTRFYTEGYFLNGNLSTRVLDAWTPENTNTTQPRAIPNGISNNNIASSYFVEDGSYLRLKNLQIGYSFPQSILGQLGGLSNARVYLAGQNVFTITNYSGFDPEQALNGFDPVAYPQSRRLTVGVQLSF
- a CDS encoding sulfatase-like hydrolase/transferase produces the protein MKLAGCVYLLFILLSTNGQITAQDQESRPNILFIVTDDQQVGLLGIEGNLTAQTPHIDRIGQEGVIFKNAFVTTPLCSPSRASFLTGNYAHRHYVVNNDKLGLEVVSHTLLTWPRQLREAGYTTAFIGKWHMGLDDSRRPGYDRWFSFKGQGDYIDGVVNDEGTRTQTTGYMTGIINEQALSFLQNSPSEKPFAMIIAHKAVHWLLLPAERHEEMYSNFVFDSVAVTKEDTAGKPLLRRLVPRKKFYEYENVLPEPPESRRGRGRERSAVVGDQHRSLKSVDEGVGELFKALEEANQLDNTIIVYVSDNGMLMGEHGEFNMKRWAYDPVLRIPMLIRYPPLVTAGSVREQLVLNIDIAPTLLQLAGVTPLEPMDGETMVPLLKDSLAPGRNALLAEYFLEKVAPRVRPWQAVRTKRWKYIQYTESGIPAELYDLKNDPGEIINLVEEGRAQVTIDSLQQLMKGFL
- a CDS encoding GH92 family glycosyl hydrolase produces the protein MKRFSYWWLGVVLLPGVFNLGCQELPKNQSKDATVFQYIHYVNPFIGTQGNGTKHSVGNVHPGAVQPWGMVSVSPQSFDFTQTHSPSGFRYEEKKIYGFSSVNFSGVGCPATGSVPFKFFSGKLSENYDGSQFSEQVASPGYYSVRLDDENIRVQATTTQRSTLIKLELPEGRSNIYVDLTAQQAHVKGGVIEAYNDEAVSGYQLEGNFCGAGNRSSVYFSARIDRKADSTYLVHYNKNNPRFNQQLEDKPSGLVYVFENEEPAIVQIKVGVSYVSVDNAQDNLDKEQSGYDFERVRNEAQAEWEKELSKIRVTTDSEDDKTVFYTALYHSLLMPMTYSDHNGDYVKMGGTDIGNSADTRYTGFSLWDTYRTTHPLLALAYPEKQQAFVRNMLTIYDESGWLPKWSIFNFEPYLMVGDPAPIVIGDTYVKGIRGFDAEKAYEAVTKNATHEEGNLNRRGLQDYNAYGYITMDGDFSEVENFQWNNGIVWGAVSSTMEFNLADFNIAQMAKAMGKETDYRKYLERSKSFINLYNDETGLLQPKNKDGSWYEPFDPTQERWDRMNFGLRGGPGFVEGSAWQYLFAIPHGMDTLKSSMGEKRFLNNLDTIFEDGHFDMTNEPGFGFPFFYNLTQEKDWKTAQTVHHLLRTYFTNTPDGLPGNDDAGAMSSWVVFAMMGLYPDTPGNPAYMVTTPIFDRVEIQLNPDFYSGKQIVIERQGPVDGRIEAMLLNGKAIDYQVGHALLTSNNSVLVVKTTDAQDL